A single genomic interval of Theropithecus gelada isolate Dixy chromosome 16, Tgel_1.0, whole genome shotgun sequence harbors:
- the LOC112609461 gene encoding keratin-associated protein 4-2-like isoform X1, which translates to MNNSCCGSVCSDQSCGQDLCQESCCRPSCCQTTCCRTTCCRPSCCVSSCCRPQCCQSVCCQPTCCRPSCCQTSCCRTTCCRPSCCISSCCRPSCCISSCCRPSCCQTTCCRTTCCRPSCCISSCCQPTCCRPSCCISSCCRPSCCISSCCRPSCCQTSCCRTTCCRPSCCISSCYRPQCCQSVCCLPTCCRPSCCISSCCRPNCYASGCCRPSCCQTTCCRTTCFRPICCGSSCC; encoded by the coding sequence ATGAACAACTCTTGTTGTGGCTCTGTCTGCTCTGACCAGAGCTGTGGTCAAGATCTCTGCCAGGAGagctgctgccgccccagctgctgccAGACCACCTGCTGCAGGACcacctgctgccgccccagctgctgtgtgtcCAGCTGCTGCAGGCCCCAGTGCTGCCAGTCCGTGTGCTGCCAGCCcacctgctgccgccccagctgctgccAGACTTCCTGCTGCAGGACcacctgctgccgccccagctgctgcaTTTCCAGTTGCTGCAGGCCTTCCTGCTGTATCTCCAGCTGCTGCAGACCCAGCTGCTGCCAGACCACCTGCTGCAGGACcacctgctgccgccccagctgctgtatctccagctgctgccagcccacctgctgccgccccagctgctgcaTTTCCAGTTGCTGCAGGCCTTCCTGCTGTATCTCCAGCTGCTGCAGACCCAGTTGCTGCCAGACTTCCTGCTGCAGGACcacctgctgccgccccagctgctgtATTTCCAGCTGCTATAGGCCCCAGTGCTGTCAGTCTGTGTGCTGCCTGCCCACCTGCTGCCGGCCCTCCTGCTGTATTTCCAGCTGCTGTAGACCCAACTGCTATGCGTCCGGCTGCTGCCGCCCTTCCTGCTGCCAGACCACCTGCTGTAGAACAACCTGCTTCCGCCCCATCTGCTGTGGCAGTTCTTGCTGCTGA
- the LOC112609461 gene encoding keratin-associated protein 4-2-like isoform X2, which translates to MNNSCCGSVCSDQSCGQDLCQESCCRPSCCQTTCCRTTCCRPSCCVSSCCRPQCCQSVCCQPTCCRPSCCQTSCCRTTCCRPSCCISSCCRPSCCISSCCRPSCCQTTCCRTTCCRPSCCISSCCQPTCCRPSCCISSCCRPQCCQSVCCLPTCCRPSCCISSCCRPNCYASGCCRPSCCQTTCCRTTCFRPICCGSSCC; encoded by the exons ATGAACAACTCTTGTTGTGGCTCTGTCTGCTCTGACCAGAGCTGTGGTCAAGATCTCTGCCAGGAGagctgctgccgccccagctgctgccAGACCACCTGCTGCAGGACcacctgctgccgccccagctgctgtgtgtcCAGCTGCTGCAGGCCCCAGTGCTGCCAGTCCGTGTGCTGCCAGCCcacctgctgccgccccagctgctgccAGACTTCCTGCTGCAGGACcacctgctgccgccccagctgctgcaTTTCCAGTTGCTGCAGGCCTTCCTGCTGTATCTCCAGCTGCTGCAGACCCAGCTGCTGCCAGACCACCTGCTGCAGGACcacctgctgccgccccagctgctgtatctccagctgctgccagcccacctgctgccgccccagctgctgcaTTTCCAGTTGCTGCAG GCCCCAGTGCTGTCAGTCTGTGTGCTGCCTGCCCACCTGCTGCCGGCCCTCCTGCTGTATTTCCAGCTGCTGTAGACCCAACTGCTATGCGTCCGGCTGCTGCCGCCCTTCCTGCTGCCAGACCACCTGCTGTAGAACAACCTGCTTCCGCCCCATCTGCTGTGGCAGTTCTTGCTGCTGA